A stretch of Heptranchias perlo isolate sHepPer1 chromosome 1, sHepPer1.hap1, whole genome shotgun sequence DNA encodes these proteins:
- the larp7 gene encoding la-related protein 7, whose amino-acid sequence MGETEKVMSDAARTESSMQKKEKEKKKRSRVNKVLSEIKKQVEFWFGDVNLHKDRFLQEQIQKSRDGYVDISVLTVFNKMKKLTTDVKLIARALKNSDVIELNIEGTKLRRRMALGVQPQDVDDRTIYVELLPKNVSHGWIDRVFSKCGNVVYISIPRYKTTGDPKGFAFVEFETTSGAQKAIELLNNPPEDAPRKPGVFPKTVKSKPVPVLNSTDCNVSDEKEKKKKKKKKSRNKTESGSQSAAEAMEQSHKEPADILDKGKGSRVMSDCSETDLPDLCRTKSSKGETRKKEKSANLETCEETSRRKRKRSSPEKLEEGSSAKVRRISDREKEKTDSEKDINKDVSTEDERGSGDKKDESMSKSKRKRKKKHKDRHKVEEEVIPLRVLSKKEWIDLKKEYLILQKSSMSSLKKTMLQIKEQNDGEMMEVTDKSKQELENNKAKDNDEGTQPSVKVNTLGPQFVSGVIVKITSTEPLLGRKQIKDALMETSEVLYVDLLEGDTEGHARFKTPADAQTVMRAQREIQSKYNWKLELLSGDGEQRYWQKILVDRQAKLNRPRDKKRGMEKLIVKAEKITVAKTHKAGKHIHFSDED is encoded by the exons atgggagagacagagaaagtgatGAGTGACGCAGCGCGTACCGAATCCAGCATGCAGAagaaggaaaaggagaaaaagaaaaggTCGAGGGTCAACAAAGTGCTTTCTGAGATTAAAAAACAGGTTGAGTTTTGGTTTGGTGATGTGAACCTCCACAAAGACAGATTCCTCCAGGAACAGATTCAAAAATCCAGAGATGGAT ATGTTGATATATCCGTGCTGACAGTATTCAACAAAATGAAGAAACTAACCACAGATGTAAAATTAATAGCAAGGGCATTAAAAAACTCGGATGTTATTGAG CTGAATATAGAAGGAACAAAATTAAGAAGGCGCATGGCCTTAGGAGTTCAGCCACAAGATGTTGATGACCGCACGATTTATGTG GAGTTGCTACCCAAAAATGTTTCGCATGGTTGGATAGACCGCGTATTCAGTAAATGTGGAAATGTAGTCTACATCAGCATTCCTCGTTACAAAACAACTGGTGACCCAAAAGGATTTGCCTTTGTGGAATTTGAAACTACATCAGGAGCCCAGAAAGCTATAGAG TTGTTGAATAATCCTCCAGAAGATGCACCACGAAAGCCTGGCGTTTTCCCCAAAACAGTGAAGAGCAAACCAGTTCCTGTGCTTAATTCCACTGACTGCAACGTTAGTG atgagaaagagaaaaagaaaaagaagaagaagaaatctCGAAACAAGACAGAAAGTGGTAGTCAGTCAGCTGCAGAGGCCATGGAACAGTCCCACAAAGAGCCTGCTGACATCCTAGACAAGGGAAAGGGCAGCAGAGTGATGTCTGACTGTTCAGAAACTGATTTGCCAGATCTGTGCAGGACCAAATCATCAAAAGGTGAAACACGGAAAAAAGAGaaatcagcaaacttggagacatGTGAAGAGACCAGTCGGAGAAAGCGGAAGAGAAGTAGTCCTGAAAAACTGGAAGAAGGGTCCTCTGCAAAAGTAAGGAGAATTAGTGACCGAGAAAAAGAAAAGACAGATAGTGAAAAAGACATTAATAAAG ATGTTTCAACAGAAGATGAGCGTGGTTCTGGAGACAAGAAGGATGAGTCCATGTCGAAAAGCAAGAGAAAGCGGAAAAAGAAACACAAAGATAGGCACAAGGTGGAAGAAGAGGTGATTCCTCTGAGAGTACTTTCCAA GAAAGAGTGGATAGATTTGAAGAAGGAGTACTTAATACTGCAGAAGTCCAGCATGTCCAGCTTGAAGAAAACTATGCTACAAATCAAAGAGCAAAATGACGGCGAGATGATGGAGGTGACTGACAAAAGCAAACAGGAACTTGAAAACAATAAAG CAAAGGATAACGATGAAGGAACCCAGCCCTCTGTGAAGGTTAACACCCTGGGGCCTCAGTTTGTGAGTGGAGTCATTGTGAAGATCACCAGTACTGAGCCCCTGCTGGGCAGGAAACAGATCAAG GATGCTTTGATGGAGACATCTGAGGTTTTGTACGTGGACCTGCTCGAAGGAGATACTGAGGGACATGCTCGGTTTAAAACCCCTGCAGATGCCCAAACTGTGATGAGAGcacaacgagagatacagagCAAGTACAACTGGAAACTTGAGCTTCTCTCAG